A region of bacterium DNA encodes the following proteins:
- a CDS encoding BamA/TamA family outer membrane protein, with the protein MRQWWWVLLALALQARSQGVGEVAARPGDWAEWRVRHVRCLGLQHTDSTVILRELELKAGFGYSDELLADDARAVKNTNLFARLVVSVNPDSAEEAVDIVFAVNERPRWLAYPILSPTDGLGWTWGGGLMNRNLGGMGRRLDLAVEAGRRFSYSVYLQDPWFMGRRPAVSLYHNRRQARSAAGDYDWVGSELRVGWQQRLDRHTRLGLHPFRQEVVVHDRRAGREQVTVNPRGVDAYGGLSLSLDRNTTDFHVSPGRGGHAWAMATGLGLGGDNQPQGQLVQVSASRFAPLGPRLTVGLNLSAGLAQGRLAEYMKHYLGGRGRVRSGAGGQWPGWSLCHGSFELRAPLLPRQVYFQHIDFGLGWVAFLDGGLVWEEQFHGRRLAAGGAGLGLRLFAPFVEVGRIDAGWSPTHGFNVHIAQGHAF; encoded by the coding sequence ATGCGCCAATGGTGGTGGGTCCTGCTGGCGCTCGCTCTCCAGGCCCGCTCCCAGGGCGTCGGCGAGGTGGCGGCGCGGCCGGGTGATTGGGCGGAGTGGCGGGTGCGCCACGTGCGCTGCCTGGGCCTGCAACACACCGACAGCACCGTCATCCTGCGGGAGCTGGAGTTGAAAGCCGGCTTCGGCTACAGCGACGAGCTGCTGGCCGACGATGCCCGCGCCGTCAAGAACACCAACCTCTTCGCCCGCCTGGTCGTCTCGGTCAATCCGGACAGCGCGGAGGAGGCGGTGGACATCGTGTTCGCCGTCAACGAGCGGCCCCGCTGGCTGGCCTACCCCATCCTCTCGCCCACGGACGGCCTGGGCTGGACCTGGGGCGGCGGCCTGATGAACCGCAACCTGGGCGGCATGGGACGGCGCCTGGACCTGGCGGTCGAGGCGGGCCGGCGCTTCTCCTACAGCGTCTACCTCCAGGACCCCTGGTTCATGGGCCGCCGGCCGGCGGTCTCGCTCTACCACAACCGGAGACAGGCCCGGTCGGCGGCGGGCGACTACGACTGGGTCGGCAGCGAGCTGAGGGTGGGCTGGCAGCAGCGTCTGGACCGCCACACCCGGCTGGGCCTCCATCCTTTCCGGCAGGAGGTCGTGGTGCACGACCGCCGCGCGGGGAGGGAGCAGGTCACGGTCAATCCGCGGGGCGTCGACGCCTATGGCGGCCTCAGTCTCAGCCTGGACCGCAACACGACGGATTTCCACGTCAGCCCCGGCCGTGGCGGACATGCCTGGGCCATGGCCACGGGCCTCGGCCTGGGAGGGGACAATCAGCCACAGGGCCAGCTGGTCCAGGTCTCGGCCAGCCGCTTCGCGCCCCTGGGACCTCGCCTCACGGTGGGCCTCAACCTGAGCGCCGGCCTGGCGCAGGGACGCCTCGCCGAGTACATGAAGCACTATCTTGGCGGGCGCGGCCGGGTGCGCAGCGGCGCCGGCGGCCAGTGGCCGGGCTGGAGCCTGTGCCACGGCAGCTTCGAACTGCGCGCCCCGCTGCTGCCCAGGCAGGTCTACTTCCAGCACATCGACTTCGGGCTGGGTTGGGTGGCCTTCCTGGACGGCGGCCTGGTCTGGGAGGAGCAATTCCACGGCCGCCGGCTGGCCGCGGGCGGCGCCGGCCTGGGACTGCGCCTCTTCGCCCCCTTCGTCGAGGTCGGGCGCATCGACGCGGGTTGGTCGCCCACGCACGGCTTCAACGTCCACATCGCGCAAGGACATGCCTTTTGA
- a CDS encoding purine-nucleoside phosphorylase, which translates to MNEEIRRAAAFVRENLGELPPRAVVLGSGLGVLVDHLEDVRELETAAIPHFPPSTVPGHAGRLAAGRLEGTPVLALKGRVHAYEGYRQDQVVFPVRLLAELGVRRLITTNAVGGIDRRLAPGDLVLLEDQINLMFRNPLRGVNDLAAGPRFPDMSAPYDRELLATARETARELGISLPTGVMAGLLGPSYETPAEIRMLARLGADVVGMSTIPETIAARHLGLAVIAISCVTNFAAGLGQRPLDHAEVTEVAELARGRFSRLLAALLARI; encoded by the coding sequence ATGAACGAGGAGATCCGCCGCGCTGCCGCCTTCGTGCGGGAGAACCTGGGCGAGCTGCCACCCCGCGCCGTGGTGCTGGGCAGCGGCCTGGGCGTCCTGGTGGACCATCTGGAGGACGTGCGGGAGCTGGAGACGGCCGCCATCCCCCATTTCCCGCCCTCGACCGTGCCGGGGCACGCCGGCCGCCTGGCCGCCGGACGCCTGGAAGGCACGCCCGTGCTGGCCTTGAAGGGCCGGGTCCACGCCTACGAGGGCTACCGCCAGGATCAAGTCGTCTTCCCCGTGCGCCTGCTGGCGGAGCTGGGCGTGCGGCGCCTGATCACCACCAACGCCGTGGGCGGCATCGACCGCCGCCTCGCGCCCGGCGACCTTGTCCTGCTCGAGGACCAGATCAACCTCATGTTCCGCAACCCCTTGCGTGGCGTCAACGACCTGGCGGCCGGACCCCGCTTTCCCGACATGAGCGCCCCCTACGACCGCGAGCTGTTGGCCACGGCCCGGGAGACGGCGCGCGAGCTGGGCATCTCCCTCCCCACGGGCGTGATGGCCGGCTTGCTGGGGCCCAGTTACGAGACTCCCGCCGAGATCCGGATGCTGGCCCGCCTGGGCGCCGACGTGGTGGGCATGAGCACGATTCCGGAGACCATCGCCGCCCGCCACCTGGGCCTGGCGGTGATCGCCATCAGCTGTGTGACCAATTTCGCGGCGGGCCTGGGGCAGCGTCCCCTCGACCACGCCGAGGTCACCGAGGTGGCCGAGCTGGCCCGCGGACGCTTCTCCCGCCTGCTCGCCGCCCTGCTGGCCAGGATCTGA
- a CDS encoding nucleoside transporter C-terminal domain-containing protein yields MERLMSLVGMVALLGIAWLMSSRRRAVRLKPVLSGMALQLVLGGLLLWWEPGRAAFRWFSDGVASFLALSDKGAAFLFGNLADPRHFFPEGGFWPGFGFQFAFKVLPTIIFFSAFMSILYHLGVMQIVIKGLARVMQRVMGTSGSETLSCTANIFVGQTEAPLLIKPFLAGMTRSELLTVMVGGFATIAGGVLAGYIAMGVNAGHLVVASVLSAPAALVVGKILEPETELSQTMGKAELPRIDTGDNVVDAAARGTTDGLKLAANVAAMLIAFISLIALADWILGALDGWIDGRLLGGAALPSGEYAGFLPGSLRTFFGTLLAPLAFLMGVPWQDAAQVGNLLGIKLSVNEFVGFAALAELIHDGVIGPRAEVIATYAMCGFANFSSIGIQIGGISALAPERRGDLARLGLRAMFGGAIASWLTACVAGLMLG; encoded by the coding sequence GTGGAACGTCTGATGAGCCTGGTCGGCATGGTGGCGCTGCTCGGCATCGCCTGGCTGATGTCCAGCCGGCGACGCGCCGTGCGCCTCAAGCCGGTCCTCAGCGGCATGGCCCTGCAGCTGGTCCTGGGCGGCCTGCTCCTCTGGTGGGAGCCCGGACGCGCCGCCTTCCGCTGGTTCTCCGACGGCGTCGCCTCCTTCCTTGCCCTTTCGGACAAGGGGGCCGCCTTCCTCTTCGGCAACCTGGCCGATCCCCGCCATTTCTTCCCGGAGGGCGGCTTCTGGCCGGGCTTCGGCTTCCAGTTCGCCTTCAAGGTGCTGCCAACCATCATCTTCTTCTCCGCTTTCATGTCCATCCTCTACCACCTGGGCGTGATGCAGATCGTGATCAAGGGCCTGGCCCGCGTCATGCAGCGCGTGATGGGGACGAGCGGATCGGAGACGCTGAGCTGCACGGCCAACATCTTTGTCGGGCAGACGGAGGCGCCGCTGCTGATCAAGCCCTTCCTCGCCGGGATGACGCGCTCGGAGCTGCTCACCGTGATGGTGGGCGGCTTCGCCACCATCGCCGGCGGCGTGCTGGCGGGCTACATCGCCATGGGCGTGAACGCCGGACATCTGGTGGTGGCCTCCGTCCTCAGCGCCCCCGCCGCCCTGGTCGTGGGCAAGATCCTCGAGCCCGAGACGGAGCTGTCGCAGACGATGGGCAAGGCCGAACTGCCCCGCATCGACACCGGGGACAATGTGGTGGACGCCGCGGCGCGCGGCACCACGGACGGACTCAAGCTGGCCGCCAACGTGGCCGCCATGCTCATCGCCTTCATCTCGCTCATCGCGCTGGCGGACTGGATCCTGGGCGCGCTGGACGGTTGGATCGACGGCCGCCTCCTGGGCGGGGCGGCGCTGCCCTCGGGCGAGTACGCCGGCTTCCTGCCCGGCAGCCTGCGCACCTTCTTTGGCACCCTGCTCGCCCCCCTCGCTTTTCTCATGGGCGTGCCCTGGCAGGACGCCGCCCAAGTGGGCAACCTGCTGGGCATCAAGCTCTCGGTCAACGAGTTCGTCGGCTTCGCCGCCCTGGCCGAGCTGATCCATGACGGGGTGATCGGTCCGCGGGCCGAGGTGATCGCCACCTACGCCATGTGCGGCTTCGCCAACTTCAGCTCCATCGGGATCCAGATCGGCGGCATCAGCGCCCTGGCTCCCGAGCGGCGCGGGGACCTGGCGCGGCTGGGCCTGCGCGCCATGTTCGGGGGGGCCATCGCCAGCTGGCTGACCGCCTGCGTGGCCGGCCTGATGCTGGGATGA
- a CDS encoding thymidine kinase: MQFMRPGCGWIEVICGSMYSGKTEELIRRLRLARIARKGVQIFKPALDTRYSRIDIVSHNEQSLASLAVARARQISELAGNAEVVGVDEAQFFDAELVPVCEELARAGRRVVVAGLDKDWRGEPFGPMPRLMAVAEFVTKQHAICVVCGNPANFSQRKTLSREQVLLGAADLYEARCRQCFQVPDEEQLRLFDLEPEQEKDRQREA, encoded by the coding sequence ATGCAGTTCATGAGACCGGGCTGCGGTTGGATCGAGGTCATCTGCGGCAGCATGTACAGCGGCAAGACGGAGGAGTTGATCCGCCGCCTGCGGCTGGCCCGCATCGCCCGCAAGGGCGTGCAGATCTTCAAGCCGGCGCTGGACACGCGCTACAGCCGGATCGACATCGTCAGCCACAACGAGCAGAGCCTCGCCAGCCTGGCGGTGGCGCGCGCCCGCCAGATCAGCGAGCTGGCCGGCAACGCCGAGGTGGTGGGGGTGGACGAGGCCCAGTTCTTCGACGCCGAGCTGGTCCCCGTCTGCGAGGAACTGGCCCGCGCCGGACGGCGCGTGGTGGTGGCCGGGCTGGACAAGGACTGGCGGGGCGAGCCCTTCGGCCCCATGCCGCGGCTGATGGCCGTGGCCGAGTTCGTCACCAAGCAGCACGCCATCTGCGTCGTGTGCGGCAACCCGGCCAACTTCTCCCAGCGCAAGACCCTGAGCCGGGAGCAGGTGCTGCTGGGCGCCGCCGACCTCTACGAGGCGCGCTGCCGGCAGTGTTTCCAGGTTCCTGACGAGGAGCAGCTGCGCCTTTTCGACCTGGAGCCGGAGCAGGAGAAGGACCGCCAGCGGGAGGCCTGA
- the udk gene encoding uridine kinase gives MKRRPILIGIAGGTGSGKTLVARTLVERIGSERVAILEQDSYYNDNWDLPLEERTRINYDHPDAFDHALLGDHVRRLLRGEGIDMPVYDYAQHARSRDRVVHMENHLCVILEGILVLHDPLLRRKMDIRVFVDADADVRFIRRLRRDVKERGRSLDGVIEQYETVVAPMHLQFVEPTKRFADIIIPQGGQNLVAIDLLQTKIASLLRE, from the coding sequence ATGAAGCGTCGTCCCATCCTCATCGGCATCGCCGGAGGCACGGGCTCCGGCAAGACGCTGGTCGCCCGCACCCTGGTGGAGCGGATCGGCAGCGAGCGCGTCGCCATCCTGGAGCAGGACAGCTACTACAACGACAACTGGGACCTGCCGCTCGAGGAGCGGACCCGCATCAATTACGACCATCCCGACGCCTTCGACCACGCCCTCCTGGGGGACCACGTGCGCCGGCTGCTGCGTGGCGAGGGGATCGACATGCCCGTCTACGACTACGCCCAGCACGCCCGCAGCCGGGACCGGGTCGTCCACATGGAGAACCATCTCTGCGTGATCCTCGAGGGCATCCTCGTCCTCCATGATCCGCTCCTGCGCCGCAAGATGGACATCCGCGTCTTCGTGGACGCCGACGCCGACGTGCGCTTCATCCGCCGCCTGCGCCGCGACGTGAAGGAGCGCGGCCGCTCCCTGGACGGTGTCATCGAGCAGTACGAGACGGTGGTGGCGCCCATGCACCTGCAGTTTGTGGAGCCCACCAAGCGCTTCGCCGACATCATCATCCCCCAGGGGGGGCAGAACCTGGTGGCGATCGATCTGCTGCAGACGAAGATCGCCAGCCTGCTGCGCGAGTGA
- a CDS encoding cytidine deaminase codes for MARPSDEMLLQQAWVAREQACCPYSGFAVGAALECADGAVYTGCNVESSSYGLTCCAERIALFTALAAGARSFRRIAIVAEAPRVCPPCGACRQVLADYAPGLLVLMANRTDHLTLGLDELYPHSFDQHFLAQP; via the coding sequence ATGGCCCGGCCTTCCGACGAGATGCTGCTGCAACAGGCCTGGGTGGCCCGCGAGCAGGCCTGCTGCCCCTACAGCGGGTTCGCCGTGGGAGCGGCGCTGGAGTGCGCGGACGGCGCCGTCTACACGGGCTGCAACGTGGAGTCCAGCTCCTACGGCTTGACCTGCTGCGCGGAGCGGATCGCCCTCTTCACGGCGCTGGCGGCCGGGGCGCGCTCTTTCCGCCGCATCGCCATCGTGGCGGAGGCGCCCCGCGTCTGTCCGCCCTGCGGGGCCTGCCGCCAGGTGCTGGCCGACTACGCCCCCGGCCTGCTTGTGCTCATGGCCAACCGCACGGATCACCTCACGCTGGGGCTGGACGAACTCTACCCCCACAGCTTCGACCAGCACTTCCTGGCCCAGCCATGA
- the amrA gene encoding AmmeMemoRadiSam system protein A produces MTPLTREAARAALGLARRSIEQALEGRMVADQPVPGLEQRAGAFVSLHKAGHLRGCIGQLEADQPLWRLLPSLARSAACEDPRFPALKPAEWPQCAVEISLLGPARAVAGPDEIQVGRHGIVLEQGGRRAVYLPQVATGQGWTREETLAHLSVKAGLPPDAWRGEGCRLLVFEAQVLREDEQA; encoded by the coding sequence ATGACACCCCTGACGAGAGAGGCGGCCCGGGCCGCCCTTGGCCTGGCGCGTCGCAGCATCGAGCAGGCGCTGGAGGGCCGCATGGTCGCCGATCAGCCCGTCCCCGGACTGGAGCAGCGGGCCGGGGCCTTTGTCAGCCTGCACAAGGCGGGCCACCTGCGCGGCTGCATCGGACAGCTGGAGGCGGACCAGCCCTTGTGGCGCCTGCTGCCGTCGTTGGCCCGCTCCGCCGCCTGCGAGGATCCCCGCTTCCCCGCCCTCAAGCCAGCGGAGTGGCCCCAGTGCGCCGTCGAGATCAGCCTCCTGGGCCCGGCCCGCGCGGTGGCCGGGCCGGACGAGATCCAGGTCGGGCGGCACGGGATCGTGCTCGAGCAGGGGGGCCGGCGGGCCGTCTACCTGCCGCAGGTGGCCACCGGGCAGGGCTGGACCCGCGAGGAGACCCTGGCCCATCTCTCCGTCAAGGCCGGCCTGCCGCCCGACGCCTGGCGCGGGGAGGGCTGCCGTTTGCTTGTCTTCGAGGCCCAGGTGTTGCGCGAGGACGAGCAGGCCTGA
- a CDS encoding aminotransferase class V-fold PLP-dependent enzyme: MPSADDRPVRINLAPGPSQLLPLVPAAAARFLSSGLAGLNHRSPEFTGLMRELDARLRRCLALPDEFRLYYVSSATYAMELVLRNLVRRRCAALVAGAFGERFAQVAALIGREAALTRLETGSSLEGWRAAGPGRRVDHLFGSTAWREAEAWLLCHNETAAGTALPLDLLPAADSLRLVDCVSSAGAQRLPWAKADLWFFSVQKAFGCPPGLAVIAAGPRALERARELEAEGRDTGAWFSFSRLEDNARRHQTPCTPNSLGLALLSAAAERLAEEGAAPVEERCRAMRDRCVAWLDRHPVLRPAVPHPVDRSLTVTAVARRDGGSLAGLEQALRREGIVVGGGYGDWRGTSLRLAHFPAHAMADLEETLATMDRLLDGGMA, translated from the coding sequence GTGCCCAGCGCTGATGACAGGCCGGTCCGGATCAACCTGGCGCCCGGACCATCCCAGCTGCTGCCGCTGGTCCCGGCGGCGGCGGCCCGCTTCCTCTCATCCGGCCTGGCCGGGCTGAACCACCGCTCCCCCGAGTTCACGGGCCTGATGAGGGAGCTGGACGCCCGATTGCGTCGCTGCCTGGCCTTGCCCGACGAATTCCGGCTCTACTATGTCTCGTCCGCCACCTATGCCATGGAACTGGTCCTGCGCAACCTGGTGCGCCGCCGCTGCGCCGCCCTGGTCGCCGGAGCCTTCGGCGAGCGTTTCGCCCAGGTGGCGGCCCTGATCGGGCGTGAGGCGGCCCTGACACGGCTGGAAACAGGCAGCAGCCTGGAGGGATGGCGGGCGGCCGGACCCGGGCGCCGGGTGGACCACCTGTTTGGGAGCACGGCCTGGCGCGAGGCGGAAGCCTGGCTGCTCTGCCACAACGAGACGGCGGCCGGCACCGCCCTTCCGCTGGATCTGCTGCCCGCGGCCGACTCCCTGCGCCTGGTGGACTGCGTCTCAAGCGCGGGGGCCCAGCGGCTTCCCTGGGCCAAGGCCGACCTTTGGTTCTTCAGCGTGCAGAAGGCCTTCGGCTGTCCGCCCGGCCTGGCCGTCATCGCCGCGGGTCCGCGGGCCCTGGAGCGCGCCCGGGAGCTGGAGGCGGAGGGCCGGGACACGGGCGCCTGGTTCTCCTTCTCACGCCTGGAGGACAACGCCCGCCGCCACCAGACGCCCTGCACGCCCAACTCGCTGGGTCTGGCCCTCCTCTCCGCGGCGGCCGAGCGGTTGGCGGAGGAGGGGGCGGCGCCGGTGGAGGAGCGCTGCCGCGCCATGCGCGACCGGTGCGTGGCCTGGCTGGATCGTCATCCCGTCCTCCGCCCGGCCGTGCCCCATCCCGTCGACCGCTCCCTGACCGTGACGGCCGTGGCCCGGCGTGACGGCGGGTCCCTGGCCGGCCTGGAACAGGCCCTGCGGCGCGAGGGGATCGTGGTGGGCGGCGGCTATGGCGACTGGCGCGGCACCAGCCTGCGCCTGGCCCATTTCCCCGCCCATGCCATGGCGGACCTGGAGGAGACCCTCGCGACGATGGACCGCTTGCTTGATGGAGGCATGGCATGA
- a CDS encoding bifunctional UDP-sugar hydrolase/5'-nucleotidase yields the protein MAGLCLGLLFSCGTRETQIILLHTNDIHAWFAPRSLVQADGAVVELGGAPVLAGLVRKYRQENDGRTIYLDGGDVFTGTPISSLTQGLACIEVLNLLAPDAMVLGNHEFDHGMEAQRLALDRASFPVLQANVMMVGRLQPYLPADLIINRNGLQVAILGLNSDHLHQLCQPRHVVGVKVDSSHAVARRWLSKMAAVDLRICLSHRGFEEDSLLALAVPGFDLIVGAHSHTVLEKPVRVGDSWIVQAGDQGRFLGVDTLDVVKGKGIVRIRGGLLSVLAGTAEPASDVAELVAAQEREVNAQLGEVVADLDGAWRRNSRGESNLGNWLCAAIRQGTKADIGLWNSGGIRKDLPAGPVSRRDLWEIAPFGNEILVVPLSGERIRSIFLDQVERGGQHLHFDGLRVSADGQGRPDGFLAGGRPLEDQRRYRVALSDYVWDQLRQPADSLLAVTRTGQLDRDLLTARARNERVITPVLDGRWGPGEARAQR from the coding sequence TTGGCCGGATTGTGCCTCGGCCTCCTCTTCTCCTGCGGCACGCGCGAGACCCAGATCATCCTATTGCACACCAATGATATACATGCCTGGTTCGCCCCACGCTCCTTGGTGCAGGCGGACGGCGCCGTGGTGGAGCTGGGCGGGGCGCCGGTCCTGGCCGGCTTGGTGCGGAAATATCGTCAAGAGAATGATGGGCGCACGATCTATCTGGATGGTGGCGACGTCTTCACCGGCACACCCATCTCCAGCCTGACGCAGGGTTTGGCCTGCATCGAAGTCTTGAACCTGCTGGCCCCCGATGCCATGGTCCTGGGAAACCATGAGTTCGATCACGGCATGGAGGCCCAGCGCCTGGCGCTGGATCGCGCCTCCTTCCCTGTATTGCAGGCCAACGTCATGATGGTGGGACGGCTTCAGCCCTACCTGCCGGCTGACTTGATCATCAACCGCAACGGCTTGCAGGTGGCGATCCTGGGACTCAACTCGGATCATCTCCACCAGCTCTGCCAACCGCGACATGTGGTGGGCGTCAAGGTGGATTCCTCCCACGCCGTGGCGCGTCGCTGGTTGAGCAAGATGGCGGCTGTCGACCTGCGGATCTGCTTGTCACACCGCGGTTTCGAAGAGGACAGCCTGCTGGCCCTGGCCGTGCCCGGCTTTGATCTCATCGTGGGCGCCCACAGCCACACCGTGTTGGAGAAACCGGTCCGGGTGGGCGACAGCTGGATCGTCCAGGCGGGCGATCAGGGCCGCTTCCTGGGCGTGGACACCCTTGATGTGGTCAAGGGCAAAGGGATCGTGCGCATCCGCGGCGGTTTGCTTTCCGTGCTGGCCGGCACCGCCGAGCCGGCCTCGGATGTGGCTGAGCTGGTGGCCGCCCAGGAGCGTGAGGTCAATGCCCAGTTGGGCGAAGTGGTGGCCGATCTGGACGGAGCCTGGCGGCGCAACAGCCGCGGCGAGTCGAACCTGGGGAACTGGCTTTGCGCCGCCATCCGGCAGGGGACCAAGGCCGACATCGGGCTGTGGAACAGTGGCGGCATCCGCAAGGATCTGCCGGCCGGCCCCGTCTCCCGGCGCGACCTCTGGGAGATCGCGCCCTTTGGCAACGAGATCCTCGTCGTCCCCCTGAGCGGAGAGCGGATCCGGAGCATCTTCCTTGATCAAGTCGAACGGGGCGGCCAGCATCTCCACTTCGACGGCCTGCGAGTCTCCGCTGATGGGCAGGGGCGCCCGGATGGCTTCCTGGCGGGCGGCCGCCCCCTGGAGGACCAGCGCCGCTACCGGGTGGCGCTGAGCGACTACGTGTGGGACCAGCTGCGCCAACCGGCCGACTCCCTCCTCGCCGTCACGCGCACGGGTCAGCTGGACCGCGACCTGCTGACGGCCCGGGCCCGGAACGAGCGGGTGATCACGCCCGTGTTGGATGGCCGCTGGGGACCCGGCGAGGCCCGTGCCCAGCGCTGA
- a CDS encoding glycosyltransferase family 4 protein, producing MRLLYVNSTRRWGGVKSWSLRSARQLAARGHEVVVAGRRGDPFLDACREADLEVWPLSFGPSWSPRLILRFVRLIRRRSIQLTVCNTGRDLSTAGAASRLCGVPVVHRVGSGTDFRDTLARRWTHQAIVSRVLAPAATMARELTERFAWIQPGQVCVSWNAVESPLRNRLPGQPGRLVCLGRLATGKGLESLLSAVAILHGQGQELQLDLVGEGPIEAELRRRAIELGIGDRVRFTGFIRPVSHVLALASIGILASRSEGFPNVLLDYWSAGLAVVSSDLPGVREAMGESGAARLVPVDDVEALARVLGHLLRDDGERKGLSAAGLDQVRLHFNVEREVGRLERIFAALISPPSQPME from the coding sequence GTGAGGCTGCTCTACGTCAACAGCACCCGGCGCTGGGGCGGAGTCAAGAGCTGGAGCCTGCGCAGCGCCCGTCAGTTGGCCGCCCGCGGCCACGAGGTGGTGGTCGCCGGCCGGCGCGGCGACCCCTTCCTGGACGCCTGCCGCGAGGCCGACCTGGAGGTCTGGCCGCTTTCCTTCGGCCCGTCCTGGTCGCCCCGCCTCATCCTGCGCTTCGTCCGTCTCATCCGGCGGCGCTCCATCCAACTGACCGTCTGCAACACGGGACGTGACCTGTCCACGGCCGGCGCCGCCTCCCGCCTGTGCGGCGTTCCCGTGGTGCACCGGGTCGGGTCGGGCACGGACTTCCGCGACACGCTGGCCCGCCGCTGGACGCACCAGGCCATCGTCAGCCGAGTCCTGGCGCCCGCCGCCACCATGGCCAGGGAGCTGACGGAGCGCTTCGCCTGGATCCAGCCCGGCCAGGTCTGCGTCTCGTGGAACGCGGTCGAGAGCCCTCTGCGGAACAGACTCCCCGGTCAACCAGGCCGCCTGGTCTGCCTGGGGAGGCTGGCCACCGGCAAGGGCCTGGAAAGCCTGCTGAGCGCCGTGGCCATCCTGCACGGGCAAGGGCAGGAGCTCCAGCTGGACCTCGTGGGCGAAGGACCCATCGAGGCGGAGCTGCGCCGGCGGGCGATTGAGCTGGGAATAGGGGACCGCGTGCGCTTCACCGGCTTCATCCGTCCGGTGTCCCATGTCCTGGCCCTGGCCTCCATTGGAATCCTTGCCTCGCGCAGCGAGGGCTTTCCCAACGTCCTGCTCGATTACTGGTCCGCCGGCCTGGCGGTGGTCTCCAGTGATCTGCCGGGCGTGCGCGAGGCGATGGGTGAAAGCGGCGCGGCCCGGCTTGTTCCCGTGGATGACGTCGAGGCCCTGGCCCGGGTCCTGGGCCACCTGCTGCGTGATGATGGCGAGCGCAAAGGCCTGTCGGCCGCCGGCCTGGACCAGGTGCGCCTTCATTTCAACGTGGAGCGGGAGGTCGGGCGTCTGGAGCGGATTTTCGCCGCGCTGATCAGCCCTCCGTCCCAACCGATGGAATGA
- a CDS encoding glycosyltransferase family 9 protein yields MIRVLVIQLRRLGDILMTTPLLRHLRRALPQARIELLCEENGRPLLEHNPHLDGILTLPPAAGLVDLLDTARLLRQCRYDWVIDSQALPKTAFLSVATGAPVRLGFGGRWWRVPAYTVRYTRRRADYSALDKLRLLARLLDAAHAPDERDLDLDFPVGPEDRRAAELFCRLWFPCAPSLPPARPGGPARWPVAALFGVSRQPYKVWPAEHLAEIGRRLERRGLRPFLVHGPGEEEAARELARRLGPAAIHDYPLPGFAALKEILARCALFVGNDGGPKHLAALSGIPSVAVFGQVHPESWTRPHDPTQRWVATASTSRTLPTLGPCEEVERLDLVPVGAVWRVVERLLSDCAPLFQSERGRGR; encoded by the coding sequence GTGATCCGCGTGTTGGTCATCCAACTGCGACGCCTGGGCGACATCCTGATGACGACCCCGCTGCTGAGACACCTGCGGCGCGCCCTGCCCCAGGCCCGGATCGAGCTGCTCTGCGAGGAGAACGGACGGCCGCTGCTCGAACACAATCCCCACCTCGACGGGATCCTCACCCTGCCGCCCGCCGCCGGTCTGGTTGATCTGCTGGACACGGCCCGGCTGCTGCGCCAATGCCGCTATGACTGGGTGATCGACAGTCAGGCGCTGCCCAAGACGGCCTTCCTGTCGGTGGCGACGGGGGCGCCGGTGCGGCTGGGTTTCGGTGGCCGCTGGTGGAGGGTGCCCGCCTACACCGTGCGCTACACAAGGCGCCGGGCGGATTACAGCGCTCTGGACAAGCTCCGGCTGCTGGCCCGCCTCCTGGACGCCGCGCACGCGCCGGATGAGCGGGATCTGGATCTGGATTTCCCCGTGGGCCCGGAGGATCGCCGCGCCGCCGAGCTATTTTGCCGCCTCTGGTTCCCCTGCGCGCCCTCCCTTCCGCCGGCCCGCCCGGGGGGGCCGGCCCGCTGGCCGGTGGCGGCCCTCTTCGGTGTCAGCCGCCAGCCCTACAAGGTGTGGCCGGCGGAGCATCTGGCCGAGATCGGCCGGCGCCTGGAGCGTCGCGGCCTGCGTCCCTTCCTGGTCCATGGTCCAGGCGAGGAGGAGGCGGCGCGGGAGCTGGCCCGGCGGCTGGGCCCCGCGGCCATCCACGACTACCCCCTCCCGGGCTTCGCCGCGCTGAAGGAGATCCTGGCCCGCTGCGCCCTCTTCGTCGGCAACGACGGCGGCCCCAAGCACCTGGCGGCCCTTTCCGGCATCCCCTCGGTGGCGGTCTTCGGCCAGGTGCACCCGGAGTCCTGGACCCGACCCCATGACCCCACCCAGCGCTGGGTGGCCACCGCCTCGACCAGCCGCACCCTTCCCACCCTTGGCCCCTGCGAGGAGGTGGAGCGCCTGGATCTTGTGCCGGTGGGCGCCGTCTGGCGGGTCGTGGAGCGGTTGCTGAGCGATTGCGCACCCCTCTTCCAGAGCGAGCGGGGAAGGGGCCGGTGA